The region GACCGGGCAGAAGGCCATGGTGCCCTGCACGCCGCTTGGCTGCCTGATGATGCTGCGCGAGCATCTGGGTTCGCTCTCGGGCAAGAATGCGGTGGTGATCGGGCGGTCGAACATCGTCGGCAAGCCGATGGCGCAGCTGCTGTTGCGCGACAGCGCCACGGTGACCATCGCCCATTCCCGCACGCAGGATCTGCCGGGGCTTTGCCGCACCGCCGATATTCTGGTGGCCGCCGTCGGTCGCGCGAATTTCGTCAAGGGCGATTGGGTGAAACCTGGGGCCACGGTGATCGATGTGGGAATCAACCGCACCGATGACGGGCTGGTCGGTGATGTGGATTTCGCCGAGGCGGAGCAGGTCGCCGGCGCGATCACGCCGGTGCCGGGCGGCGTCGGTCCTATGACCATTGCCTGCCTGCTGGCCAATACGCTGACGGCCACCGCCCGCGCCAATGGCCTGCCCGATCCCGAGGGGCTGACGCCCTGATTTTCTTGCCTCCGGCGGGGATATTTAAACCAAGCTGAGAGCATTTCCGGTTATCCGGGATGAGCGGTACAGGCGGGGACGCCGATGACCGCCCAAGGTGAAAGCGCCCTGCCCGACCGCTCCGCAAGGGACCGGCGGGTCAGGGCGCCGCCATTTCATCTTGGTGAAAATATCCTGGGGAGGTCATCGCCCGAGCGATGACCGGGGCGAAGCCCCTGCTCCCGTTTCAATTGAACTTATTGTCCCTAGGGAATCCGCGCGGGGCCATGCGGCCGGCGCTGGCGCGTTTGCCCAGCCATTCGGTCAGGTCCGGCTCGGTGCGGGTGCGGCCGCCGCTTTCTTGCCAGCGCAGGCCATCGGCCAAGGTGATGAAGGCCGCGTCCGACAGGTCGCCATCCTTGAACTTCTGCAGCCGCACGCCCTTGCCGCGCGCCATCTCGGGCAGTTCGTCCAGCGGGAAGACCAGCAGTTTGCGGTTCTGGCCGACGGTCACGACATGGTCGCCGCTGACCGGACGGATCAGCAGCGCCTCGCCGTTCAGCACCTGCTTGCCGCTCTTGGTCTGGGCGAGGATATCGGCGGCAGAGACGATGAATCCGTCCCCGGCCTTCGAGGCGACCAGGTAGCGTTCGCCCTCGCGCCACGGGAACATGGCGATGACCTCGGCCTCGTTCGGCAGGTCGATCATCAGCCGCAGGGGCTCGCCCATGCCGCGCCCGCCGGGCAGGTTGTTGGCCGGCAGGGTGTAGAAGCGGCCATTGCTGGCATAGATCATCAGCTTGTCGATGGTCTCGGCATGTTGCGCCAGACCCGGCCCGTCGCCATCCTTGAACTTGACCTCGGCATCCAGCGCCTGATGGCCCTTCATCGCCCGGATCCAGCCCATCTTCGAAAGGATCACCGTCAGCGGCTCGCGCTCGATCATCGCCTCCATGTCGATCGGCTCGACCTCCACGGCATCGCCGATCAGGGTACGGCGCTGGCCCTCGGCCGCGGATTTGCCAAAGAGGTTGCGAACCTCCTTCAACTGGTCGGCGATGCGCGACCATTGCGCGCCCTCATCGGCCAGCATGGCCTGCAGCCCGTCCCGCTCGGCCAAGAGATTGTCGCGCTCGGCCCGAAGTTCGATCTCTTCCAGCTTGCGCAGGGCGCGCAGGCGCATGTTCAGGATCGCCTCGACCTGCACATCCGTAAGCCCGAACTCGGCCATCATCACCGATTTCGGGTCATCCTCGAAGCGGATGATCTCGATCACCCGGTCGAGGTTCAGATAGGCGATCAGATAGCCTTCCAGCACCTCGAGCCGTGCGGCGATCTTTTCCAGCCGGAAATTCGCGCGCCGGACCAGCACCTCGCGGCGGTGGTCCAGAAAGGCGCGCAGCACCTCTTTCAGCGAGCAGACCTTGGGCACGCGGCCATCGATCAGCACGTTCATGTTCAGGTTGAAGCGGATCTCCAGATCGCTGACGCGGAACAGGGCCGCCATCAGCTGCTCGGGATCGACGCTGCGGGCGCGGGGTTCCAGCACGATGCGGACATCCTCGGCCGATTCGTCGCGCACATCGGCAAGGATCGGGATCTTCTTGGTCTGGATCAGCTCGGCCAGACGCTCGATCAGCTTGGATTTCTGCACCTGGTAGGGGATCTCGGTGACGACGACCTGCCACTGACCCCGGCCCAGATCCTCCTGCTCCCACTTTGCACGCAGCCGGAAGGCGCCGCGCCCGGTGCGATAGGTCTCGGCGATCGATTCCGCGCTTTCCACCAGCACGCCGCCGGTGGGGAAGTCCGGCCCCTTGATCAGGCCAGCAAGGGTATCGTCGCGGGCCTCGGGCATCTTGATCAGATGCAGGCAGGCGTCGATCACCTCGTGCAGGTTATGGGGCGGAATGTTCGTGGCCATGCCGACCGCGATGCCCGAGGCGCCGTTTGCCAGAAGGTTCGGGAAGGCCGAGGGCAGCACGACAGGCTCGGTCAGCGTGCCGTCATAATTCGGGCGGAAATCGACCGAATCCTCGGCCAGCCCCTCCATCAGCGCCTCGGAGGCCATCGCCAGACGGGCCTCGGTATAGCGGCTGGCGGCGGGGTTATCGCCGTCGATATTGCCAAAGTTCCCCTGCCCGTCGACCAGCGGATAGCGCATGGCGAAATCCTGCGCCAAGCGCGCCATCGCGTCATAGATCGCGGCATCGCCATGGGGGTGATAGTTGCCCATCACGTCGCCGGTGATCTTTGCGGATTTGCGGAACGCGCCGGTGGGCGACAGCCGCAGCTCGCGCATGGCGTAAAGGATGCGGCGATGCACCGGCTTCAGCCCGTCCCGCGCATCGGGCAGCGCGCGGTTCATGATCGTCGACAGCGCATAGGTCAGGTAGCGCTCGCCGATGGCCCGCGACAGCGGTTCGGATTCGGTATTGCGGTCGGGGTCGAGGGGCAATTCGTCAGACATGGCGACTGGATAGGGCGCGGCGGGGCCTCGGTCCAGCGGGAAAATCCGCGCCCTGCGACAAGCTGCGGAACACAGCCGCGTGAAAGGGCGTTAAGATCGGTGCCGCGGGGGAACGAACGCAAGATGATTCGACTGACGATCCTGACTTTGCTGGGCCTGTTCGCAGTTCTGGCGCTTCTTGGCGACCGGGACCCGGACCGGCCCTTCAACCCGACGACCGAGGAGGCCGCGCCCGCGCCGGAGGCCGCACCCGTCGAGACGGTGGTTGAAGCGGCGGCCCCGGCAGTCCCTGCCGATGAGGTGGCCCAGACACCCGAACAGGTGCAGACCTTCCCCGGCCCGCCGCTGCGCCCCTCGCCCGAACATGCCGGCGAAGCCGAGACCGAACTGGCCGAGGCCGAGGCACTGGCGGCAGGCGGCGCCGAGATCATGTACGTGACCGGCGACCGGGTGAATTTCCGCGCCGGCCCCTCGACCAATGACCGGGTGATCGGCGCGATCCTGCGCGGCAGCCCGGTCGAGATCCTTGGCCAGACCGAAGGCTGGGTACAGCTGCGCGATGCCGGCGGGCGCGAGGGTTACATGTCGCTGCAATTCCTGTCGCCCGAGCGGCCGAACTAGATGTCCGGCAGGGTTCTGCTGACCGGCTGCTCCTCGGGCATCGGGCTGGATGCCGCGCGGCACCTCAAGGGTCGAGGCTGGCAGGTGGTGGCGACCTGCCGCAAGCCCGAGGACATTGCCGCCCGCCAGGCCGAAGGCATGGAATGCCTGCATCTGGAACTGGCCGATGAGGCCAGCGTGGCCGAATGCGTCGCCGAGGCGCTCGCCGGCGGGCCGGTCGACGCGCTGGTGAACAACGCCGCCTTCGCCCTGCCCGGCGCGGTCGAGGATATTCCGCGCGGCGGCCTCCGGTCGATCTTCGAGGCCAATCTCTTCGGCACCCATGACCTGACCGTGCGGCTGATCCCGCATTTCCGCGAATTGGGCCGGGGCCGGATCGTCAATATCTCCTCGGTGCTGGGGCTTGTCGGCATTCCATGGCGTGGCCCCTATGTGGCGACGAAATTCGCGCTCGAGGGGCTGACCGACGTGCTGCGGATCGAACTGGCGGATACGCCGATCCATGTCAGCCTGATCGAACCCGGCCCGATCGCCTCGCGGATCCGGGTGAACGCCATTCCGCATTTCGAGCGGTGGGTGAACTGGCAAGACAGCGCCCGGGTGCAGGATTACCGCGATACGCTGCTGAAGCGGCTCTACCAGCCCTCGGCAAAGAAGGATCGCTTCGAACTGCCGCCCGAGGCGGTCAGCCGCCGCATCGCCCATGCACTGGAAGACCCGCGCCCCAAGCCGCGCTATTATGTCACCGTTCCGACCCGGGTTTCGGGAATCGGACGGCGGATTCTGCCGACGCGCGCACTGGACTGGTTCGCCCGCCGCAGCTAGGGTCCGGCGCGAAAGCGAGGTCCCATGAAGGACGATCCCCTGTTCTATCTCATCGTGCTGGCGGTGCTGGCCACGACCCTGATCCTGGTGACCGGGATCGGCGGCTTTGCCCGCGGCGGCGCCTGGAACCGCAAGCATGGCAACCGGATGATGCGCTGGCGGATCATCGCCCAGGCCGTCGCCATCGCACTGATCCTGCTTTACGTCTGGCTGAGAGGGTAATCCATGGTCGTTCTGAACAAGATCTACACCCGCACCGGCGACAAGGGCGACACCGCGCTGTCGGATGGCAGCCGGGTGGCGAAACATGATCCGCGGGTCGAGGCCTATGGCACGGTGGACGAGCTGAATGCCACCCTTGGCATGTGCCGGCTGCACGCGACCGGCGACTTGGCCGCGCGTATCGCGGTGATCCAGAACGATCTTTTCGATCTCGGGGCCGACCTGTCGCGACCGAACATGGCTGCCGACGGCGAGGCCGGTTACGAGGTGCTGCGCATCGTCCAGCCGCAGGTTGACCGGCTCGAATCCGAGATCGACGCGATGAATGCCAACCTGCAACCGCTGCGCAGCTTCATCCTGCCGGGCGGCTCGACGCTGGCCGCGCATCTGCACCTGTCGCGCACCGTGGCGCGCCGGGCCGAGCGCCGGGCGACCGAACTGGCGGCGGGTGGCGATGCCAATGCGGTCGCGATCAAGTACCTGAACCGGCTTTCGGACTGGCTGTTCGTCGCCGGTCGGGTCGCCAATAACGGCGGGCTCGACGATATCCTCTGGGTGCCGGGGGCCAGCCGCTAAGGCTTACGTTGGCGTAAACGTAACGTCATGGAAATTGGTCTTGTAAAGCTTGCCTTTCGGCAGCTAACACGGGCCGCGAACCGATGACGCAACTTTGGGAGAGAGACGGATGAAGGTCCTCGTGCCGGTGAAGCGCGTAATCGACTACAACGTGAAGGCCCGCGTGAAGGCGGACGGCACGGGTGTCGATCTGGCGAATGTGAAGATGTCGATGAACCCCTTTGACGAGATTGCCGTGGAAGAGGCGATCCGGCTGAAGGAGAAGGGCGTCGCGGAAGAAGTGATCGCTGTCTCGATCGGCGTGAAGCAGGCGGCGGAGACGCTGCGCACCGCGCTGGCCATGGGCGCCGACCGGGCGATCCTCGTGGTTGCCGCCGATGACGTGCACCAGGACATCGAGCCGCTGGCCGTCGCCAAGATCCTCAAGGCCGTGGTCGATGCCGAAGGACCGCAGCTGGTCATCGCCGGCAAGCAGGCCATCGACAATGACATGAACGCCACGGGCCAGATGCTGGCCGCG is a window of Paracoccus zhejiangensis DNA encoding:
- the folD gene encoding bifunctional methylenetetrahydrofolate dehydrogenase/methenyltetrahydrofolate cyclohydrolase FolD: MSATLIDGKAFAAGLRTRIATEVAAMKAQGITPGLAVVLVGEDPASQVYVRSKGKQTLEVGMNSYEHKLPAETPEADLLALIERLNADPAVNGILVQLPLPAHMDEEAVINAILPEKDVDGFTVLNVGRLATGQKAMVPCTPLGCLMMLREHLGSLSGKNAVVIGRSNIVGKPMAQLLLRDSATVTIAHSRTQDLPGLCRTADILVAAVGRANFVKGDWVKPGATVIDVGINRTDDGLVGDVDFAEAEQVAGAITPVPGGVGPMTIACLLANTLTATARANGLPDPEGLTP
- the parC gene encoding DNA topoisomerase IV subunit A, which produces MSDELPLDPDRNTESEPLSRAIGERYLTYALSTIMNRALPDARDGLKPVHRRILYAMRELRLSPTGAFRKSAKITGDVMGNYHPHGDAAIYDAMARLAQDFAMRYPLVDGQGNFGNIDGDNPAASRYTEARLAMASEALMEGLAEDSVDFRPNYDGTLTEPVVLPSAFPNLLANGASGIAVGMATNIPPHNLHEVIDACLHLIKMPEARDDTLAGLIKGPDFPTGGVLVESAESIAETYRTGRGAFRLRAKWEQEDLGRGQWQVVVTEIPYQVQKSKLIERLAELIQTKKIPILADVRDESAEDVRIVLEPRARSVDPEQLMAALFRVSDLEIRFNLNMNVLIDGRVPKVCSLKEVLRAFLDHRREVLVRRANFRLEKIAARLEVLEGYLIAYLNLDRVIEIIRFEDDPKSVMMAEFGLTDVQVEAILNMRLRALRKLEEIELRAERDNLLAERDGLQAMLADEGAQWSRIADQLKEVRNLFGKSAAEGQRRTLIGDAVEVEPIDMEAMIEREPLTVILSKMGWIRAMKGHQALDAEVKFKDGDGPGLAQHAETIDKLMIYASNGRFYTLPANNLPGGRGMGEPLRLMIDLPNEAEVIAMFPWREGERYLVASKAGDGFIVSAADILAQTKSGKQVLNGEALLIRPVSGDHVVTVGQNRKLLVFPLDELPEMARGKGVRLQKFKDGDLSDAAFITLADGLRWQESGGRTRTEPDLTEWLGKRASAGRMAPRGFPRDNKFN
- a CDS encoding SH3 domain-containing protein; this encodes MIRLTILTLLGLFAVLALLGDRDPDRPFNPTTEEAAPAPEAAPVETVVEAAAPAVPADEVAQTPEQVQTFPGPPLRPSPEHAGEAETELAEAEALAAGGAEIMYVTGDRVNFRAGPSTNDRVIGAILRGSPVEILGQTEGWVQLRDAGGREGYMSLQFLSPERPN
- a CDS encoding SDR family NAD(P)-dependent oxidoreductase is translated as MSGRVLLTGCSSGIGLDAARHLKGRGWQVVATCRKPEDIAARQAEGMECLHLELADEASVAECVAEALAGGPVDALVNNAAFALPGAVEDIPRGGLRSIFEANLFGTHDLTVRLIPHFRELGRGRIVNISSVLGLVGIPWRGPYVATKFALEGLTDVLRIELADTPIHVSLIEPGPIASRIRVNAIPHFERWVNWQDSARVQDYRDTLLKRLYQPSAKKDRFELPPEAVSRRIAHALEDPRPKPRYYVTVPTRVSGIGRRILPTRALDWFARRS
- a CDS encoding twin transmembrane helix small protein, coding for MKDDPLFYLIVLAVLATTLILVTGIGGFARGGAWNRKHGNRMMRWRIIAQAVAIALILLYVWLRG
- a CDS encoding cob(I)yrinic acid a,c-diamide adenosyltransferase; this translates as MVVLNKIYTRTGDKGDTALSDGSRVAKHDPRVEAYGTVDELNATLGMCRLHATGDLAARIAVIQNDLFDLGADLSRPNMAADGEAGYEVLRIVQPQVDRLESEIDAMNANLQPLRSFILPGGSTLAAHLHLSRTVARRAERRATELAAGGDANAVAIKYLNRLSDWLFVAGRVANNGGLDDILWVPGASR
- a CDS encoding electron transfer flavoprotein subunit beta/FixA family protein; this encodes MKVLVPVKRVIDYNVKARVKADGTGVDLANVKMSMNPFDEIAVEEAIRLKEKGVAEEVIAVSIGVKQAAETLRTALAMGADRAILVVAADDVHQDIEPLAVAKILKAVVDAEGPQLVIAGKQAIDNDMNATGQMLAALLGWGQATFASKLEIEGGAAKVTREVDGGLQTIEVKLPAIVTADLRLNEPRYASLPNIMKAKKKPLDEKTAADYGVDVSPRLEIVSVKEPEGRKAGIKVGSVDELVGKLKEAGVI